One region of Rana temporaria chromosome 11, aRanTem1.1, whole genome shotgun sequence genomic DNA includes:
- the LOC120916844 gene encoding putative neural-cadherin 2, whose translation MSFTSGTQSDGKSQMFYSCLQFIRYRKIGPPVSDTDVKDITAEEFITKDEQGMSKEDRLRRVLAEVVPSHLDNVQFFSLYSEGRVTELRVAVRDSASYHKADKLRNVVIKHKEKIQAAVQTEVFPGDRDFCLRTVCLRNAGCHDHSAVRDFLNLVDGGSVCFVSVIHDLATACRCPPSGRARPSCSSLPWNPCLHGGTCVDTASGYRCQCLTQFRGPLCQLTLRSFHGNGYTWFPPIKFCSEVRLSLEFISDQSDGTLLYHGPVSNQDAEDSLSLDITQGVLRLMIRQAGGTQLQLQLPESVNVTDNSWHRLDIKLRNKAATLTLDHCSSAIISEKEGVGKRFLSENRAMCEAQGQMMQEWRLWNPHHVLQLGGIKASPSHPHLPAGHFKGCLRNLIINKQVSEVVLKTIL comes from the exons ATGTCCTTTACCTCTGGGAcccaaagtgatgggaaatcccaaATGTTTTACAGTTGCCTCCAGTTCATTAGATATCGTAAAATAGGGCCACCTGTTTCTGATACAGATGTCAAAG ATATTACTGCAGAGGAGTTTATCACAAAGGATGAACAAGGAATGAGTAAAGAGGACCGCCTGCGGAGGGTTCTGGCAGAGGTAGTACCGTCTCATCTGGATAACGTTCAGTTCTTCAGCCTGTACAGTGAGGGGAGAGTGACGGAGCTCAGGGTGGCCGTTCGGGACTCTGCTTCTTACCATAAAGCAGACAAGTTGCGAAACGTGGTCATCAAACACAAGGAAAAG ATCCAGGCAGCTGTTCAGACAGAAGTATTCCCGGGGGACAGAGACTTCTGCCTACGTACCGTCTGCTTGAGGAATGCGGGGTGCCATGACCACAGCGCTGTCAGAGACTTCCTGAATCTGGTGGATGGGGGCAGCGTGTGCTTCGTGTCTGTCATCCACGACCTGGCCACAGCGTGCAGGTGTCCACCGTCTGGACGGGCTCGGCCTTCATGTTCCTCTCTACCGTGGAACCCCTGTCTACATGGTGGCACCTGTGTAGACACTGCTAGTGGATACAG GTGCCAGTGCCTGACGCAGTTCCGTGGACCACTCTGTCAGCTGACCCTCCGCAGCTTCCATGGCAATGGATACACTTGGTTCCCTCCAATCAAATTTTGCTCTGAGGTCCGTCTGTCTCTGGAGTTCATCAGTGACCAATCGGATGGGACGTTATTGTACCACGGACCTGTGTCCAACCAGGACGCAGAGGATTCCTTGTCTCTTG ATATCACACAGGGTGTACTAAGGTTGATGATCAGACAAGCTGGCGGCACCCAGTTACAGCTCCAGTTACCAGAGAGTGTGAACGTGACCGACAACAGCTGGCATCGACTAGACATCAAGCTAAGGAACAAG GCAGCGACGTTGACCCTGGACCATTGTAGTTCAGCTATCATTTCCGAGAAGGAGGGAGTCGGCAAGAGGTTTTTATCGGAGAACCGGGCAATGTGCGAAGCCCAAGGACAGATGATGCAAGAATGGAG ACTTTGGAATCCGCACCATGTTCTGCAGCTGGGCGGGATTAAGGCGTCTCCTTCTCATCCACACCTACCAGCGGGCCATTTTAAAGGATGTCTACGTAACCTTATCATCAATAAGCAGGTGAGTGAGGTAGTGCTGAAAACCATCCTTTGA